The Methylomonas rhizoryzae genome includes the window CCTTATTTGATTGAAAGAATCGATGATTACAGCGGCAAAGTCGTGTTTCAGGCCAATCCGGCCGGCGTGTGTCGGCATTGTTCCGAAGGTTTGGAATCCGCCAACTCCGCCCGGCGCGTCGTTTCCCCTCAGGTAAATTTTCTGATGAATAGTCTGCTGCGCGACGTGGTTGAGCGGGGCACGGCAACTACGGCGAAACAATTGGGGCGTAGCGATTTGGCCGGCAAAACCGGTACTACCAACGACCAGCGCGACGCCTGGTTTAACGGTTATACCCAGGATTTTGCGGTTTCCGTTTGGCTGGGTTTCGATAATTCCAATTCGTTGGGGAGAGGGGAAACCGGTGGAAAAGCCGCGATTCCGATCTGGATGGAATTTATGCGCAAAGCCTTAAAAGACAAGCCGGAAATGCCGCTGGTCGCGCCCGACGGTATCGTTCAAGCATACGTCAATCCGGAGGATGGTTTGTTATTGGATAAATCCAACAAAAACGGCTTGTGGGAATTCTTTGCCGAGGAAACTGCGCCGAAAAGCTATTCGATGCCTAAGCCGCCGGAATTCGAATGGGATGAAAATGCGGAGGGTTTGCAGGAGGCTTTGTTTTGACCCGCTTCCGCTGCTAACCGCCCGGCAATGTTTGGGCGGTTAGTGGCGCAAGGGTATTTGCGTTTATTTGCCGAACTTTTTACGGAATTTGTCTACCCGGCCGGATGTGTCGACTACGCGTTGTTTGCCGGTGTAAAAAGGATGGCACGAAGAACAGACCTCGATATGTAAATCTTTACCCAGCACGGAACCGGTTTCAAAAGTATTGCCGCAACCGCACGTGACTGTAATCTGTTTATAATCAGGATGAATTTCTGGTTTCATATTGCTCACACACCCGTTTGGGCTACATCTAAAGAGAACTGCTTATAATACGATCTAACAAGCCTTGCCGCAATAGTAAAAAACGCTATGGCATTAGTCGGCTGTAGACGCGGTTTCGACCTGAGCGCGAAAAGACGGCGGCGAATTTCGAATCATTAGCGACAACACGATAGCCGGAATACCGATAACGGCCGCGTAGACGAAAAAACCGCCGTATCCGACGCCGGCTACGATTTGCCCGGAAAAGCCGCCGATCAGTTTCGCTGGCAACGTCATCAATGAACTGAACAACGCGTATTGGGTTGCGGTGTAATTGGCGTTGGTCAAACTGGATAGATAAGCGATGAATACCGCGGAGGCTATGCCGCCGCTCAGATTATCCGCACTGACCACGGCCGCCAGTGACCATAAATTCGGCGGAATAATCGCCAAAGCCGCAAACAGCAAATTGGTCAGGGCCACCAAAACCGCGCCGAGTAGTAAAGGGCGCATGAGTCCGTAGCGTACCACCAAAACGCCGCCTAATGACGTGCCGAATATCGTCATGAAAAAGCCGAACAATTTGGTGACGTCGGCGATTTCTTTTTTGCTGAACCCCAAATCCAAATAGAATGGATTAGCCATGACGCCCATTGCAATATCGCTCATTTTATAGAGGCTGATCAGCGCCAAGATGGTGATGCCGTGCCGGCCGTTGCGTTGGAAAAATTCTACGAAGGGGCCGACGACGGCGTCGAAAAACCATGCCGCGAGTCCGGTAAAGTGGCTTTGTTTGCTGGATTGTCCGGCCTGATGATTGCTTTGTTTTGTCGCTAAGTTGGCGTTGTGATGCGGCTCCGTGATGAGGAAGGTCGTGACGATGCCCGCCGCCATCAGGTAGGCCATGGTTTGATAGGCAGTCGACCAATCGAAATATTCCGCGATATATAGTGCGCCGGCACCTGCGGCCAACAATGAAACCCGGTAGCCGAAGATATACGCTGCAGCCATCGCGCCCTGATATTCTTGAGCGATTGCTTCTATCCGGTAAGCGTCGATCACGATGTCTTGGGTGGCGGAACAAAAGGCCACAATCACGGCTAATAAGGCTGCCTGTTCCAACTGATCGGCGATAGTGAGACGGCTTATGCTCCAAAGTCCTAAGGCAATGCCTAGTTGCGAGAGCAGCATCCAACTGCGTCGTTTGCCCAGGCATCGGGTAAGTAAGGGGAGGGGGGCTTTATCGATAATGGGAGCCCATATGACTTTAACGGAATAGGCGGCACCGACCAGGCTGAAGTAACCGATGATCGCCAGGCTGATGTTAATGTCGGCCAGCCAGGCGGATAAGGTCGACGACACCAATATGAAGGGTAGTCCGGCGGAAAAGCCGAGAAAGATCATTGCCAGCACCTTGGGTTGGCAATACACGGAGAACGCGCGACGCCAAGATGAATGCGTCTTAGGCATCGGCGAATTCCGTGGTTTGGACGTAGGGCTGTTAACCGTTAATCAGATAATGGGTCAGGATGCTGGCGAAATAGCCGCCGGCAATCACGGGTGTCCATTTCAAGTGGCTGAAAAAGGTGTATTTATGATTGGATTGGCCCATTAATGCCACGCCGGCCGCGGAACCGACCGAAAACAATGAGCCGCCTACTCCGGCTGTTAACGTTACCAGCAGCCATTGGTATAAATCCATGTCAAGATTCATGTTCAGCACCGCGAACATCACCGGAATGTTGTCGACGACCGCGGAAATAATACCAACCAGAATGTTGGCGGTGGTGGCGCCTAGGCCGTCGTACATAGCGGCGGACAGCAGCTCCAAATAGCCGATGTAGCCCAAACCGCCCACAGCGAACACCACGCCGAAGAAGAACAGCAGAGTATCCCATTCCGCGGCTTTAACTTTGTTGAAAATATCGAATCTCGAACCTTCTACCGTGTAGCGTACCTTCAGGCTATAGCCGTACAGCATTAATACCGATAAGCCCAGCATCATGCCCATGAATGGCGGCAGATGCAGGAATTGTTTGAAACTGACCGCGCTGACGATGGTTAATAAAAACAAACCGCAGACTTGGATTGCGCCGGGTCTCAACTCGACGGCGGCTTCATCCACCGCTTCCGGCTGGGCGTCGGGAATGGCTCGCGACATGAAAAACGCCGGGACCGCAAAATTGACTACGGATGGGATAAACAGTTTGAAAAAGTCGAAGAACTCGGCGTAACCGGCCTGCCAGACCATCAAGGTAGTGATGTCGCCGAACGGGCAAAACGCGCCGCCGGCGTTTGCCGCTATTACTAGATTCACGAAGCCGATGGAGACGAAGGTTTCGTTGTCCTTGCCGACCGCCAATACCACCGCGCCGACCAACAATGCGGAAGTCAGATTGTCCGCAACAGCCGATAAAAAGAAGGTGATGATGCCGGTAATCCAAAACAATTGCTTATAGCCGAATTGTTTTCTGATCAACCAGGAGCGTAAGGCTTCGAAAACGTTGCGTTCCGCCATGGCGTTGATGTAGGTCATGGCAACCAGCAGGAACAGCATCAGTTCCGCATATTCTTTCAGGTCATGTTCGAAGGCCGCATGTAATTGCTCGCCCGGTACCCCGGCCTCTTGAGCCAGGATAGCGACGTGTGCCCAAATGACGGCCGCGGCGAAAATAACCGGCTTGGATTTGCGTAAGTGGGTGAACTCTTCCGCCATCACAAATCCGTATGCGATTATAAAGATCAGAACGGTGTAGATCCCTCGTTCCGTACCGGTTAGTCCCAGGTTACTAAATTCCTCGGCCATGGCAAGTTCCGGCAAGAACAAGAGACCGGCCAAAATTGACAGTAAGCGCAACAAGTTAGCCCCCTTATTAAAAAGTTATGGTTGTTTTAATGGTGAAAAAATCAACTGGGCATGTTATCACCTAATATTAATCTTTGTCATTTAAAGCCCTGCAGTATATTATTGCGCGCTCAATACAACATGCCTGCCTTGCGTAAAACCTTAGTAAATGTATCAATATAACGAGCGAGATCAGAAACTTATTGAAGAGCGGGTTGCTCAGTTTCGCGGACAAACCCAGCGTTTTTTGAATGGCGAATTAGGGCCCGACGAGTTTAGAGCCTTGCGCTTGATGAATGGGCTTTACATTCAAACTCACGCGCCGATGTTGCGGGTGGCCGTTCCCTACGGTTTGTTATCGTCCAAGCAGTTACGCATGTTGGCTAAGGTAGCCAGAGATTACGACAAAGGCTATTGCCATTTCACGACTCGGCAAAACGTACAGTACAACTGGCCGGCTTTGGAAAGAGTGCCGGACTTGCTGGCCGACTTGGCCACCGTGCAGATGCACGCGATTCAAACCAGCGGCAACTGTTTGCGCAACACGACTTCCGATCATCTGGCCGGCGTCTGCCTCGATGAAATCGAAGATCCAAGGCCTTATTGCGAAATCATCAGACAATGGACCACGCTGCATCCCGAGTTCGCGTATTTGCCGCGTAAATTCAAGATTGCCGTCAGCGGCTCAGAACGCGACCGGGCGGCCGTGCAGTTACACGATATAGGCGTTTACCTGGTAAAAAACTCGGCCGGAGAGGTCGGATTCAGAGTGTTGGCCGGCGGTGGCTTGGGCAGAACGCCGATGATAGGGCAAACCGTAAGGCCGTTCTTGGAGAAAAAATATCTGCTGTCCTATCTGGAAGCGATCTTGCGGGTTTACAACCTGCTGGGCAGGCGGGATAACAAATACAAAGCCAGGATCAAAATCCTGGTCAAAGAAATCGGTTTAGAGAAATTCACTGCTTTGGTGGAAGAAGAATGGCTGCGTATCCGCGACGATTTACTGCTCAGCGAGCAGGAAATCGAAGCGATGAAAGCCCATTTTCTGCCGCCGGCTTACGATGCCGGCGCATCGAACGAAACCGGTTACCCAGCACAGTTAGCAGCCGATCCCGACTTTGCCACTTGGGCGAAATATAACACGGTCGAGCACCGTGTGCCCGGATATCGGGCCGTATTCGTTTCATTGAAAGCGCCCGATTCGCCGCCCGGAGACATTACCGCCGATCAACTCGATGCCTTGGCGGAGTTGGCCGACGTTTACAGTTTCGGGGAAATTAGAACTACCCACCGGCAGAATCTGGTACTGGCGGATATAAAACAAGCCGATTTATACGTACTGTGGCAAAAGTTGGCGCAATTGCAGTTGGCCACGCCTAATATCGGCACCGTTACCGACATGATTTGTTGTCCGGGTTTGGATTTTTGCTCGCTGGCTAATGCCGCTTCCATTGGTGTTGCCAAAGAAATCAACCAGGTTTTGGACAACATCGATTACGTGCACGACATCGGCGATCTGAAAATCAACATGTCCGGCTGCATGAACGGGTGTGCGCATCAAAGCGTCGGGCATATCGGTATTTTAGGCGTCGATAAGAAAGGCGAAGAATGGTATCAAATCACCCTGGGCGGCTCTTCCGACAACGAAGCAGCCATTGGAGAACGATTGGGTCCGGCCGTCGCTAAAAACGAAATTACTAAGGCTATCACGGATATATTGGACGTCTACTTAAAGCAACGTCTGGACGGCGAGGCCTTTTTGCAAACCGTAAAACGTATCGGATTGGAACCCTTTAAAACGCAAGTGTATGCCACTCATTAAAGATCGACAGCTTATAGAGAACTCATGGCGATTTGTCGCCGACGACGAGCCGTTGCCGGAGGCCGGAAATATTTCGGTTTCTCTGCATCGCTGGTTAAGCGAAAAAACCTCGCTGTTGCAACGTGCCGGCCAGGCCGGCGTCCGTTTGATTTCTACGGAGCCGGTGGAGGCTATTGCGGGCGATGTAACAGCTTTAGGCTTGATAGAGCTCGATTTCCAAAATTACGGTGACGGGCGGGCGTTTTCGCAAGCCAGAATTTTGCGCGACCGTTACGGGTACCGCGGTGAGATTCGGGCGATCGGCAACTTTCTCGCCGACCAAGTGTTTTATTTGCACCGGGTGGGCGTCAATGCGTTCGACTGCAAAACCGAAAAAGACATCGCATTGGCTCTTGCTGCGTTAGACGATTTTTCCGTTTTCTATCAAGCGTCCGTCAACAACTAAACAGCGAAGGTTCCGTTCCGGAACGGTGTATTCAGTTTAGCGTTATCGCTTTGCCGAATTCCCGGCGGGGTTGCAGCCCGAATCCGCCGGACCGGCAACTGCATTCTACGGCGGGAATTTTTTTCCAATCGCCTTCATTGTCCTTTCAACAAAGATCGAAGAGTGACGCAGCCGATAGCGGTTTGCTATCGGCTGCGTTTCGACGCCGCGCTAGCAGGGTGTTGAAATTTGCCTATATGCCTTCGGCTTCAAAACCATTTTTTGGTTTTGTTGGGCTTCTGGAAGCCCGATCACACCTCAAAAACCGGTTTTAGCCGGTTATATTCGCCCCGAAGGGCGTTAAATTCCGCCTTTTGGCGGATTTCAGGCGCACCACCGCCTAGGCGGTACTGTATCGCCAGCCGAAAATGGTACCCATGCGCGTCAGGTTATAGGCGGCAAAGGTAAAAATCGTTTGCGCGGCGACCTTCTTTAACCCCCGGAACTTGGTTTGGCGTAGCGGGCCGACTGTCTTGGCCCAACCGAAGACTTCTTCGATCCGCTTACGGATTTTGAGACTTTTACGGTAACCGTCGTGCCGGCTTGTGCGACCGTCAATGGCGGAGCCTTTGTCTTTGCTGGCGACATGCGGCGTGACTTTGCGCTGGCGTAACTTGGCGACAAAATCCTGCGTATCGTAATTTTTGTCGGCGGCCAAGGTCGCGCCCGGTTTGTGGATCGTGTTTGACCATGGCATGGGCCGCCTCGCGTTCTGCGGTGCCGGTGGCCTGGGTGACTTCGACGTCGACGACCAAGCCATTACGGTTCTCCATCAAGGCATGACCGAGGAAAGCCAGCTGCGATTTGTCGCCCTCGCTCTTTTTGTACAGCCGAGCATCGGGATCGGTGGTCGAGGCGTGGGTTTCGTTACTGCGTTTCTCGCCCTTGAAGTTGACCGTGGGATTGCGGCCGCCATCTTCCGGCGGCGGGGTCGAGCCGTCTTTCTTGACGAAACTCTTGTGCGAGGCCCAGGCTTGAATCAGCGTGCCGTCCACCGAGAAATGCTCGTCAGAGATCAGCTGTTTCCACTCCGCCAAGGCCAGTACCCGTTCGAAAAACAAACGACTGATCCGTTCGTTGAGCAAACGGTCGCGGTTGGCGCTGAAGGTCGAGTGATCCCACACCTCGTCATCTATCGTCAAGCCGACAAACCAGCGGTACAAGAGGTTGAAGTCGATATGCTCCACCAGTTGCCGTTCCGAACGGATGGAAAATAGCACTTGCAACAAACTGGCGCGCAACAAGCGTTCCGGCGGAATGGAATCTCGACCGCGACGAGCGTAGAGCGCGTCGAACTCGTCGTTTAGCGTGGCGAGCAACAAGTCGACCACTTGACGCAGCTTGCGTAGCGGATGCTTTTTGGGAATCCGGCTTTCCAGGGTTCGGTAACTGAACAGGTCTTCTTGAGTAATGTCGGCGCCGCG containing:
- the rpmE gene encoding 50S ribosomal protein L31, with the translated sequence MKPEIHPDYKQITVTCGCGNTFETGSVLGKDLHIEVCSSCHPFYTGKQRVVDTSGRVDKFRKKFGK
- a CDS encoding AmpG family muropeptide MFS transporter, translating into MPKTHSSWRRAFSVYCQPKVLAMIFLGFSAGLPFILVSSTLSAWLADINISLAIIGYFSLVGAAYSVKVIWAPIIDKAPLPLLTRCLGKRRSWMLLSQLGIALGLWSISRLTIADQLEQAALLAVIVAFCSATQDIVIDAYRIEAIAQEYQGAMAAAYIFGYRVSLLAAGAGALYIAEYFDWSTAYQTMAYLMAAGIVTTFLITEPHHNANLATKQSNHQAGQSSKQSHFTGLAAWFFDAVVGPFVEFFQRNGRHGITILALISLYKMSDIAMGVMANPFYLDLGFSKKEIADVTKLFGFFMTIFGTSLGGVLVVRYGLMRPLLLGAVLVALTNLLFAALAIIPPNLWSLAAVVSADNLSGGIASAVFIAYLSSLTNANYTATQYALFSSLMTLPAKLIGGFSGQIVAGVGYGGFFVYAAVIGIPAIVLSLMIRNSPPSFRAQVETASTAD
- the nhaD gene encoding sodium:proton antiporter NhaD codes for the protein MAEEFSNLGLTGTERGIYTVLIFIIAYGFVMAEEFTHLRKSKPVIFAAAVIWAHVAILAQEAGVPGEQLHAAFEHDLKEYAELMLFLLVAMTYINAMAERNVFEALRSWLIRKQFGYKQLFWITGIITFFLSAVADNLTSALLVGAVVLAVGKDNETFVSIGFVNLVIAANAGGAFCPFGDITTLMVWQAGYAEFFDFFKLFIPSVVNFAVPAFFMSRAIPDAQPEAVDEAAVELRPGAIQVCGLFLLTIVSAVSFKQFLHLPPFMGMMLGLSVLMLYGYSLKVRYTVEGSRFDIFNKVKAAEWDTLLFFFGVVFAVGGLGYIGYLELLSAAMYDGLGATTANILVGIISAVVDNIPVMFAVLNMNLDMDLYQWLLVTLTAGVGGSLFSVGSAAGVALMGQSNHKYTFFSHLKWTPVIAGGYFASILTHYLING
- a CDS encoding nitrite/sulfite reductase gives rise to the protein MYQYNERDQKLIEERVAQFRGQTQRFLNGELGPDEFRALRLMNGLYIQTHAPMLRVAVPYGLLSSKQLRMLAKVARDYDKGYCHFTTRQNVQYNWPALERVPDLLADLATVQMHAIQTSGNCLRNTTSDHLAGVCLDEIEDPRPYCEIIRQWTTLHPEFAYLPRKFKIAVSGSERDRAAVQLHDIGVYLVKNSAGEVGFRVLAGGGLGRTPMIGQTVRPFLEKKYLLSYLEAILRVYNLLGRRDNKYKARIKILVKEIGLEKFTALVEEEWLRIRDDLLLSEQEIEAMKAHFLPPAYDAGASNETGYPAQLAADPDFATWAKYNTVEHRVPGYRAVFVSLKAPDSPPGDITADQLDALAELADVYSFGEIRTTHRQNLVLADIKQADLYVLWQKLAQLQLATPNIGTVTDMICCPGLDFCSLANAASIGVAKEINQVLDNIDYVHDIGDLKINMSGCMNGCAHQSVGHIGILGVDKKGEEWYQITLGGSSDNEAAIGERLGPAVAKNEITKAITDILDVYLKQRLDGEAFLQTVKRIGLEPFKTQVYATH
- a CDS encoding DUF934 domain-containing protein, whose protein sequence is MPLIKDRQLIENSWRFVADDEPLPEAGNISVSLHRWLSEKTSLLQRAGQAGVRLISTEPVEAIAGDVTALGLIELDFQNYGDGRAFSQARILRDRYGYRGEIRAIGNFLADQVFYLHRVGVNAFDCKTEKDIALALAALDDFSVFYQASVNN